A stretch of Acropora muricata isolate sample 2 chromosome 7, ASM3666990v1, whole genome shotgun sequence DNA encodes these proteins:
- the LOC136921858 gene encoding uncharacterized protein has protein sequence MLASALADVREDILNSVHEAIDFKFNEWAEGMDNNEANYDDTPFDSGLDVNSLMQNVITPNSTLHKEKSDLQVTPEEKASKSGQSTEKSCLEDLVAEFNPEKATGPPISEKLAELTNGLLKEGLSKDQISTINQKYLKPKNCPFLEAPKVNNLLWNQLKQEPKNLDTSFAKRARVLDVSLDKTEALKQCGGDYEALMVLSNASLRDLQWWVTNLDTAFRNIHIGEPECIVHTDESLTGWGAKCERMSAQGIWSSGEKCRPINYLELLAILCGLQSLCRVLHDCHIRILSDNVTAVTYINAMGGSKSEGCDILATEIWDWAITRQVWLSAVHTPGAENTEADSLSRNLNPNLEWSLTDRAFTRILEDFCFTPSVDLFASRLNHKLETYVSWKPDPFATFIDAFTIDWGPQSFYAFPPFCLHVGGSSLSLQGNQIELDAPLILPGPSPQLSTGITSMQGIRESLVSSGASANITDVILSSWRQGTIKQYNVFLKKWAEFCLSRQTNSLSSSVPLVLEFLHHLYTQGYSYSSLNTARSALSALCLSSQAHSESDAIGKHPLVCRYIKGVFQEKPPTPKFSEIWPVDQVLQALEQATPLEELHLRDLTFKLTMLVALVTGQRCQTLSYLDISDKHMKKFPTYFSFALTGHVKQNRPGQMFTNVRLFKYPMNKNFCVYTTLEHYLKVTESLRKSSQLLVSYVKPHDKVCFSTIGRCLKTSLAQAGIDIHVYQAHSTRSASTSKAAGSLPVDAVMKLAGWSQESTFRKYYDKTVSTSDEMNKAVLKQ, from the exons ATGCTTGCTTCTGCTTTGGCAGATGTCAGAGAAGATATTCTGAACTCAGTACATGAAGCCATTGATTTCAAATTTAATGAATGGGCAGAAGGCATGGACAACAATGAAGCTAATTATGACGACACGCCATTTGACTCTGGTTTAGATGTAAATTCCTTGATGCAAAATGTTATTACGCCTAACAGTACGCTTCACAAAGAGAAAAGTGATTTGCAAGTCACGCCTGAAGAAAAAGCATCTAAGAGCGGTCAATCGACTGAAAAATCATGTCTTGAAGATTTGGTAGCGGAATTTAATCCTGAAAAAGCTACCGGTCCTCCCATTTCTGAAAAATTGGCTGAATTGACAAACGGCTTGTTAAAGGAAGGACTGTCCAAAGATCAAATTTCTACGATCAATCAGAAATATCTGAAACCAAAGAATTGCCCCTTCCTAGAGGCTCCCAAAGTCAATAATCTGTTATGGAATCAATTGAAGCAAGAACCGAAAAATCTTGACACGAGTTTTGCAAAAAGGGCAAGGGTTCTTGATGTCAGCCTT GACAAAACGGAAGCCTTGAAACAGTGTGGGGGTGATTATGAAGCCCTAATGGTTTTGTCTAACGCCAGTTTACGAGACCTACAATGGTGGGTTACGAATTTGGATACAGCCTTTAGAAACATCCACATAGGGGAACCTGAGTGTATTGTTCATACAGACGAATCCCTTACAGGGTGGGGTGCTAAATGCGAGAGAATGAGCGCGCAAGGGATTTGGTCTAGTGGGGAAAAATGTCGTCCAATTAATTACTTGGAATTGTTAGCCATTCTATGCGGCCTCCAATCTTTGTGCCGTGTCCTCCATGACTGTCATATTCGTATTCTAAGTGACAATGTAACAGCTGTTACGTATATTAATGCCATGGGGGGCTCCAAGTCTGAAGGATGTGATATTCTAGCTACTGAGATTTGGGACTGGGCCATAACGAGACAAGTTTGGCTCTCTGCTGTTCACACCCCGGGGGCGGAAAACACTGAAGCTGATTCATTATCGAGAAATCTAAATCCTAATTTGGAATGGAGTTTAACTGATAGGGCATTCACCCGAATCCTGGAAGATTTCTGTTTTACTCCCAGTGTGGACTTGTTTGCGTCTCGCCTTAACCACAAACTTGAGACTTATGTTTCGTGGAAACCCGACCCCTTTGCCACGTTTATTGATGCGTTTACGATCGACTGGGGCCCACAATCGTTTTATGCCTTTCCCCCGTTTTGTTTG CATGTTGGTGGATCTTCCTTGTCACTTCAAGGCAATCAGATCGAACTTGATGCACCCCTCATTCTACCAGGCCCATCCCCTCAGCTCTCAACTGGTATTACTAGCATGCAAGGTATCAGGGAATCCCTTGTTAGTTCAGGAGCTTCGGCAAACATTACGGATGTCATCTTGTCCTCCTGGAGACAGGGCACCATTAAACAGTACAACGTGTTCCTCAAGAAATGGGCTGAGTTTTGTTTGTCAAGGCAAACAAATTCCCTGTCTTCCTCTGTACCGCTAGTGTTGGAATTCCTTCACCATTTATATACTCAAGGCTACAGCTACTCCTCCCTCAATACCGCAAGATCGGCTTTATCTGCTTTGTGCCTGAGTTCCCAAGCTCATTCCGAGAGTGACGCTATTGGGAAACATCCCTTAGTATGTCGCTACATTAAGGGAGTTTTCCAAGAGAAACCACCCACTCCCAAGTTTTCAGAAATTTGGCCGGTTGATCAAGTGCTGCAGGCGTTAGAACAGGCCACCCCCCTCGAAGAACTCCACCTGAGAGACCTCACATTTAAATTGACCATGTTGGTTGCCTTGGTAACGGGCCAAAGGTGCCAAACCCTTAGTTATTTGGATATATCTGATAAGCACATGAAAAAATTCCCGACGTACTTCAGTTTTGCATTAACTGGTCACGTTAAACAGAACAGGCCAGGTCAGATGTTTACGAATGTtcgtttatttaaatatcctatgaACAAGAACTTTTGTGTTTATACTACCTTGGAACACTATTTGAAGGTAACAGAGTCTTTAAGGAAGTCCTCCCAACTACTCGTGTCTTATGTAAAGCCCCATGATAAAGTATGTTTTTCTACCATTGGAAGGTGTTTGAAAACCAGTCTAGCTCAAGCAGGAATTGATATCCATGTTTATCAAGCCCATAGTACTCGGAGTGCGTCTACCAGTAAAGCTGCTGGCTCACTTCCAGTCGATGCAGTAATGAAGTTAGCTGGCTGGTCGCAGGAATCCACATTTCGAAAATACTATGATAAAACTGTGTCaacttcagatgaaatgaacaAAGCTGTTCTAAAACAATGA
- the LOC136921857 gene encoding probable ATP-dependent DNA helicase RecS — MGGVPILQKIVATSICHIQTETRAIAMFFTSLHSSISCSSYWNVNLKPKQVKCLEAVYSGRDVVAVLPTGYGKSIIFHLLPALLFDKVNSGNIAPPSQSIVIVVSPLNSLIRDQIRRINQGNIKATVLNVQNNENSDEVQLDLAHSNPSLLRDGRYDLVFTHPEAVLSSKEGLE; from the coding sequence ATGGGAGGGGTTCCAATTTTGCAGAAAATTGTCGCCACTAGCATTTGTCACATCCAAACCGAGACTAGAGCAATCGCCATGTTTTTTACGAGTCTTCATAGTTCGATTTCATGTAGCAGCTACTGGAATGTTAATCTAAAGCCAAAACAAGTTAAGTGCTTGGAAGCAGTTTACTCTGGTAGAGATGTGGTTGCTGTTTTGCCCACGGGCTACGGAAAATCCATCATTTTTCACCTATTGCCCGCACTGCTCTTTGACAAAGTGAACTCTGGAAATATCGCTCCCCCATCACAATCTATTGTGATCGTGGTTTCGCCGTTGAACTCTCTAATCCGAGATCAGATAAGAAGGATTAATCAAGGAAATATCAAAGCCACTGTCCTTAATGTGCAAAATAACGAAAACAGCGATGAAGTACAGTTGGATTTGGCCCACTCGAATCCTTCTTTATTAAGAGATGGGAGATATGACCTTGTCTTCACACACCCAGAAGCGGTCCTGTCGAGCAAAGAAGGACTAGAGTAA
- the LOC136921856 gene encoding putative ATP-dependent DNA helicase Q1, which translates to MLCAIFPNVPVVALTATASKSDISSIKESLNLRNPLEVIGNPNRPNIHYKKVFRKGEDIEFFEELLQPIACDLKAKTVNYPITIMYLPLRWCGFAFKFFERHLGNEQYYPSNAQPLPENRLFAQYHAPQTSAMKDQILKELSSAVSKVRVVFATVAMGMGVDIQSIRTVIHAEPPRTVREYFQETGRAGRDGKLAHAVLYYNNRDIAKHREGMSDNIRNFCRLEDGCLRKFLLSCLDAKVPDTKGPSHLCCSYCESVCKCPDCMA; encoded by the coding sequence ATGTTGTGCGCCATTTTTCCTAATGTTCCAGTGGTTGCACTGACTGCTACAGCAAGCAAGAGCGACATTAGCAGCATTAAGGAATCGCTCAACCTAAGAAATCCGCTAGAGGTCATAGGGAACCCAAACAGGCCTAACATTCACTACAAGAAAGTATTCCGCAAAGGTGAGGATATTGAATTCTTCGAGGAATTGCTGCAGCCTATTGCCtgtgatttgaaagcaaaaactgtGAATTACCCAATCACAATAATGTATCTACCCCTGAGATGGTGTGGTTTCGCTTTTAAATTCTTCGAAAGACATTTGGGAAATGAGCAGTACTACCCTTCTAATGCCCAGCCATTACCAGAAAACAGACTTTTTGCCCAGTATCACGCCCCCCAGACAAGTGCCAtgaaagatcaaatattaaaggaACTGTCTTCAGCTGTTTCAAAAGTTAGAGTAGTGTTTGCCACAGTTGCCATGGGAATGGGAGTAGACATTCAATCAATACGGACCGTGATTCATGCAGAACCACCACGCACAGTAAGGGAATATTTTCAGGAGACTGGACGAGCCGGTCGTGATGGTAAACTGGCTCATGCTGTGCTGTACTACAATAATCGTGACATTGCGAAACACCGTGAAGGCATGAGCGACAATATTCGCAACTTTTGCCGCCTAGAGGATGGTTGCCTTAGGAAATTTCTTTTGAGCTGTCTGGATGCAAAAGTACCAGATACAAAAGGCCCTTCCCATCTTTGCTGCAGTTATTGTGAATCTGTATGCAAATGTCCTGATTGCATGGCATAG
- the LOC136922708 gene encoding tetratricopeptide repeat protein 28-like: protein MGDYRKAIDYHEQGLKIAKEIGDRAGEGAAYENLGYAYQSLGDYREAIEHHEKSLNIAKEIGDRAGEGKAYGNLGNNYWSLCSYRKAIEYHEKDLKIAREIGDRAGEGKAHGNLGNNYRLLSNYQKAIEHHDKSLKIAREIGDRAGEGRAYGNLGNAYESLGDCLKAIEYHEKDLKIAKEIGDRAGEGRAHGNLGNAYWSLCEYQKAITYYETHLKIAIKMRDLAGEEAACGGLGNAYCSLGDYQKAIEYHKKSLKIAVKINDRAVEGRAYGNLGNAYQSLGDSRKAIKYHEKLLEIAIEIDDRGGKGTAYGNLGIGYQSLGDYRRGIEYHQKHLKIAKEIGDRVGEGRAYGNLGNAYESLGEYHGAIEYQEKYLKIAREFGNRAGEGKAYGNLGNVYQLLGDYHKAIEYQKKYLKIAVEIGDRAAEGKAYGNLGIDYKSLGDYEKAIEYHEKRLRIAIEIGDLAGEGRAYGNLGTAYQSLGDYRKAIEYHEKDLKIAVEIADRPAEGKANGNLGIAFASLGYYKKAMEHLEMDLKIAIEIGDQAGEGEAYGSLGNAYMLLGYYKEAIRYHEKHLKVAIEVGNRAGEEIAYGNLGVAYMSLADHPKAIDYHKKDLKIAIEIGDRAGEGGAYENLGNAYQSLGDYRKAIEYHEKGLKIALEVGNRAGEGKSYGNLGVAYQSLDDFQKATECYDKGLKILVEIGDRVGEGRIYHCIGYGYFALGQFEKAVENFVSAVEIFDTLRSLLKSKDGWKINFRELYETTYTGLWISLLKTGKIKEALLAADQGRAQTLSENLLIQHGIAPPKSATTSLSMTTLSRLLTGISTSIIFLAIDGLTINIWYLSRGNKITFRQGRLKVDITDKDPMRTLLRTALKEIGAEVRVICEDRTIDELTRDCPSTREECEEVKKSFQPSDNPFKPFYDAVIGPICHMLGPRDDELVIVSDGALSLIPWVAVVESIRIRTVPSLTSYQLLSSVPEGHHKKTGALLVGNPCLKELKKPLHDLPCAQKEVKMIASILNTIPLIGRHATKAEVMKQMSSVGLIHIAAHGNKLTGEIALSPNPGWTSQFPQEEDFILKMSDVQAANIRARLVVLSCCHSGRGRILKGEGVVGIARAFLAAGARSVLMALWAIDDKATMVFMRCFYQHLREGKTASIAVHQSMKYLRESEEFSEMRYWAPFQLIGDDVKIEFETSHVKTCEK from the coding sequence atgggtgactacagaaaagccattgattatcatgaacaaggattgaaaattgcaaaagaaatcggtgatcgggccggagaaggggcagcTTATGAAAATCTTGGttatgcttaccagtcactgggtgactatcgagaagccattgagcatcatgaaaaaagtttgaatattgcaaaagaaatcggtgatcgggctggagaaggaaaagcctatggaaatctcggtaataaTTACTGGTCACTGTGTagctatcgaaaagccattgagtatcatgaaaaagacttgaaaattgcaagagaaatcggtgatcgggccggagaaggaaaagcccaCGGAAATCTTGGTAATAATTACCGGTTACTgagtaactatcaaaaagccattgagcatcatgacaaaagtttgaaaattgcaagagaaatcggtgatcgggctggggaaggaagagcttatggaaatctcggtaacgcttacgaatcactgggtgactgtcttaaggccattgagtatcatgaaaaagatttgaaaattgcaaaagaaatcggtgatcgggccggagaaggacgagcccatggaaatctcggtaatgcctattGGTCACTGTGTGAGTATCAAAAAGCAATTACGTATTATgaaacacatttaaaaattgcaataaaaatgcGTGATCTGGCCGGAGAGGAAGCAGCCTGTGGAggtctcggtaacgcttactgctcactgggtgactatcaaaaagccattgagtatcataaaaaaagtttgaaaattgcagtaaaaattaatgatcgGGCCgtagaaggaagagcctatggaaatctcggcaatgcttaccagtcactgggtgactctcgaaaagccattaagtatcacgaaaaacttctggaaattgcaatagaaattgatGATCGGGGCGGAAAAGGAACAGCTTATGGAAATTTAGGTATtggttaccagtcactgggtgattaCCGAAGAGGCATTGAGTATCatcaaaagcatttgaaaattgcaaaagaaatcggtgatcgggttggagaaggaagagcttatggaaatctcggtaacgcttacgaATCACTAGGTGAATATCATGGAGCCATTGAGTaccaagaaaaatatttgaaaattgcaagagaattCGGTaatcgagccggagaaggaaaggcctatggaaatcttggtaatgttTACCaattactgggtgactatcataaagccattgagtaccagaaaaaatatttgaaaattgcagtagaaatcggtgatcgggctgcagaaggaaaagcctatggaaatcttggtattgaTTACAAGTCACTCGGtgactatgaaaaagccattgagtatcatgaaaaaagattgagaattgcaatagaaataggtgatcTGGCCGGGGAAGGaagagcgtatggaaatctcggtactgcttaccaatcactgggtgactatagaaaagccattgagtatcatgaaaaagatttgaaaattgcagtagaaatcgctGATCGGCCCGCAGAGGGAAaagccaatggaaatctcggcattgcTTTCGCCTCACTGGGTTACTATAAAAAGGCCATGGAGCATCTCGAAAtggatttaaaaattgcaatagaaatcggtgatcaggccggagaaggagaagcctatggaagtctcggtaatgcgtACATGTTACTGGGTTACTACAAAGAAGCCATTcggtatcatgaaaaacatttgaaagttgCCATAGAGGTCGGTAATCGTGCCGGAGAGGAAAttgcctatggaaatctcggtgttgcttacatGTCATTGGCTGACCAtccaaaagccattgattatcataaaaaagatttgaaaattgcaatagagatcggtgatcgggctggagaaggaggagcctatgaaaatctcggaaatgcttaccagtcactaggtgactatcgaaaagcaattgagtatcatgaaaaaggtttgaaaattgcttTAGAGGTCGGTAACCGAGCCGGGGAAGGAAAATcgtatggaaatcttggtgttGCTTATCAGTCACTGGATGACTTTCAGAAAGCCACCGAATGCTATGAtaaaggtttgaaaattttagtagaaatcggtgaccggGTTGGAGAAGGGAGGATTTACCATTGTATTGGTTATGGATACTTTGCTCTTGGACAATTTGAAAAAGCGGTGGAgaattttgtttccgctgtggaAATCTTTGATACTTTGCGATCTCTCTTGAAGTCTAAAGATGGTTGGAAAATAAATTTTCGTGAGCTTTACGAGACGACGTACACTGGCTTATGGATCTCGTTGCTAAAAACTGGAAAGATCAAGGAGGCTTTGCTTGCTGCTGATCAAGGTAGAGCGCAAACTCTGTCAGAAAATTTGTTGATTCAACATGGAATTGCTCCACCCAAATCAGCTACCACATCTCTCTCCATGACGACATTATCTCGCCTCTTAACAGGGATTTCTACATCAATtatttttctagcaattgatggacttacgatcaacatctggtATCTGAGCAGAGGAAATAAAATTACGTTTCGACAAGGAAGACTCAAGGTAGACATCACAGACAAAGATCCCATGCGCACCTTGCTACGAACAGCTTTAAAAGAAATAGGTGCTGAAGTTAGAGTAatatgtgaagatcgcacaatTGATGAACTCACTCGCGACTGCCCGTCAACCAGAGAAGAATgcgaagaagtgaaaaagtcattCCAGCCGTCAGACAATCCTTTCAaaccattttatgatgcagttattggtcCAATTTGTCACATGCTTGGACCTCGAGACGATGAGTTAGTAATTGTTTCTGATGGAGCGCTGAGCCTTATCCCATGGGTCGCAGTTGTTGAATcaattaggattcgcactgtcccCTCTCTTACTAGCTACCAATTGCTCTCAAGTGTACCCGAaggccatcacaagaagacaggggcgcttttggtcggaaatccatGCTTAAAGGAGTTGAAGAAACCCCTACACGACTTACCGtgtgctcaaaaggaagtaAAAATGATTGCATCCATTCTCAACACGATACCTCTAATCGGGAGAcatgcaacaaaagctgaagtgatgaaacagatgtcgtcagttggtttaattcatatcGCGGCCCACGGAAACAAACTCACaggagaaattgccttgtccCCAAATCCTGGATGGACTTCACAATTTCCTCAGGAAGAAgatttcattttaaagatgTCCGATGTGCAGGCTGCCAATATTCGAGCTCGccttgtggtcttaagttgctgtcataGTGGACGgggcagaatcttgaagggtgagggtgtggtcggtatcgcacgcgccttcttggcagctggtgctcgttctgtgttgatgGCCCTGTGGGCCATAGATGACAAAGCTACAATGGTGTTCATGAGgtgtttctaccaacacctaagggaaggaaaaaccgccagtatTGCTGTTCACCAATCGATGAAATATCTTCGTGAGTCTgaggagttttctgagatgaggtactgggctccatttcAACTTAtaggagatgacgtcaagattgagtTCGAGACAAGTCACGTCAAAACATGCGAGAAATAA